One window of the Chlamydiales bacterium genome contains the following:
- a CDS encoding YggT family protein, with protein MLAYLIHILFFVYTALIFVRVVGSWFPAFAGHPIMLFIKKLTDPYLNAFRRIIPPIGGALDLSPLLGFFVLQIAEQFILRFFR; from the coding sequence ATGTTAGCTTATCTTATTCACATCCTCTTCTTCGTCTACACAGCGCTGATCTTCGTCAGAGTGGTGGGCTCCTGGTTTCCCGCTTTTGCCGGGCACCCGATCATGCTCTTTATTAAAAAGTTAACAGACCCCTACCTCAACGCCTTCCGCCGCATCATCCCCCCGATTGGCGGCGCACTCGACCTAAGCCCCCTCCTCGGCTTTTTTGTTCTCCAGATCGCAGAACAGTTTATCTTAAGATTCTTCAGATGA
- a CDS encoding acylphosphatase, with the protein MSTGSRAIFAGRVQGVGFRATAKRHADKLDITGYAKNLPDGSVEIVMQGEKTKLVFLIAELKKAFPEARLESLSNLSLSSLKNLFEIL; encoded by the coding sequence ATGAGCACAGGATCCCGCGCCATCTTTGCAGGAAGAGTCCAGGGCGTCGGCTTCCGCGCAACAGCAAAGCGTCACGCTGACAAGCTGGATATCACGGGATATGCGAAGAACCTACCAGATGGAAGCGTCGAGATCGTCATGCAAGGCGAAAAGACCAAACTCGTGTTTCTAATCGCCGAGCTAAAAAAAGCCTTCCCAGAGGCCCGCCTCGAGAGCCTATCCAACCTTAGCCTCAGCAGCCTAAAAAATTTATTCGAAATTCTTTGA
- a CDS encoding NYN domain-containing protein yields MDYLLDGYNLLFREVKNPRPLQRTRERILKALDEEIAEAGLHVTVIFDGSEKRAVGISSYKLEAVEVVFTSEGLSADDYILEMLSSAKNPKQKSVITGDRDLIRKAKRYGAETLDISDFFALILKKKKKKRAPSSALSFKDTDANIARLLAIFEENLKN; encoded by the coding sequence ATGGACTACCTTCTAGACGGCTACAATCTGCTGTTTAGAGAGGTGAAAAATCCCCGACCCCTTCAGCGCACCCGCGAGCGCATTCTCAAAGCTCTAGATGAGGAGATCGCTGAAGCCGGCCTCCATGTCACCGTCATCTTCGACGGTTCGGAGAAGCGCGCCGTTGGCATCAGCAGCTACAAGCTCGAAGCTGTCGAAGTCGTCTTCACATCAGAGGGCCTCAGCGCGGACGACTATATCCTCGAAATGCTCAGCTCCGCTAAAAACCCGAAGCAGAAGAGCGTCATTACCGGCGATAGAGACCTCATCCGCAAAGCGAAAAGGTATGGCGCCGAGACGCTGGACATCAGCGACTTCTTCGCCCTCATTCTCAAAAAGAAGAAGAAAAAGAGAGCTCCCTCCTCCGCCCTCTCCTTTAAAGACACGGACGCTAACATCGCCCGTCTCCTCGCCATCTTCGAAGAAAACCTAAAAAACTGA